In Anthonomus grandis grandis chromosome 5, icAntGran1.3, whole genome shotgun sequence, the following are encoded in one genomic region:
- the LOC126736214 gene encoding uncharacterized protein LOC126736214 isoform X2 produces MNPTKWEKVLVQWINCLQLLKPINTLEELRDGQFLRRLCKHFKQTIDLIPDDDLTVIFELLVQHYPQIKFNEMDSVHISDLLSSELVYLTSLLMHYTSVYDRRVAFTEPMCTMLDSNSQMMIKEFLEKISCETTTEELEGIIKEICTEDSKSLTCQFLPLINTPINKKSPLQKFFSTPFSKTLKFQEKDRQIDKLRRELEIEKAERTECEVENKNLVEKNKKLEFQLKQKNAELKRLCSEMESLDVGEPPKSHDTTWNETQRLLKLELQSLEEYIVHCDKEGEELRRERDELREKNKTLEESCQMWREKYLELDEKFESTYEDFCDLKCKKDLLYSKCNELENMLDEFKSKSVSSFDESIPLKRRSGGFDLSQSVQDLGHTVIDLQLREVQTKLEKTENELKVALEQNQSLLEDITVCTNSKKKVEAELETLKQEQGVLKANLTAQINTLKSEKSYLDTKLTELAKALDTEKQKLNNVSGAKDTLELELTNTKNQLQGVMFEKTEMDKKYSSTFEKWNDTIKRLEETEEVLKSTALQLSKVSSNKEDLDKQYNKISEELTVSLKSLKETQDNLKFTELQLQKITFHKENLEKQSENISEELNTVSKKLEQTLCFWKATESQLQELTFINQNLEIEHRKTSEQLVATLQELQDASNILKITEQQLHEMTSVKEKFEKQYSEISIQLNSTLKKHEDSEEALLRVKEQLSKISLENDFLLEQHRQTSENLAKSLQQLQESEDLLQAFEQQLQELTSSKNDLEEKNNEISRELISTSNKLHETECFLKSIELQLSEATSKKDDVEQQFTNISEELAYTLKRLQETENSLENVNLQLYEVNLTKNRLEEQYKCTSQDLNDTLKKHQCAEDAVKKSEFKLKKELLNKDNLLEQQRKMSEELAATLSQLQATETKLNMANLQLHDMTSSKEHLDLQYNNTCDELSTALKMLNETKDTLKYMENALREVTSEKTNLKKTFADMCVCLDDAYSELKELKLYNASVAEELKKALLDKAAMEEELKCTQQALEDMTVALKDTITVKQETTETLNLVQTELNKKLEELENIEKESNLLKKEHQQLKKKEFELSKNLEESQYILDKTRGELNVIKLEKDKLKFDFEDVKLKLLDMTKSERKYKENLSKKETELIIALQDLDDVKQNLSKTHEQLSQSKASFRTVSNDLCVTLEAKEVLEKKHLDIVDLLAESTHESNRNEQLLQKKSQENDFLKKQVNEWAAKCETTSTILSESQKELSIATEDLQETLLRKRRFVHDLEILQEDYKALKQYTESKTDENFKLSQNLQKAQLKISDLQTALNSLMENHEKLTDEYANVRDDHRIKCEALEEASKQLENVKEELRLTREEKTMYFKKFELGIQKLQVTEDRFDKMVAENDKLKISLERQIDELLTNVQSVEEERRILKASLNETLAKLGHTESKCQDIANELQSAQEEKTVVSNFLDLNTNELRKVSQQKEQILEALEMSNKDKLELEREIKKLKLIESERNLLVEQNLAIETACTDWQKKYSEVCEDVARRIQEFGLEKKELQQLLKKNSVLSEIQFNELQKKYNDDIKIKSKHIDALQIKMGQRLEEALEKNYNFAAKIKEKLTEIQNKHSKEFEAISDQFKIKKEGICNKVLRVNGQLTDQIKLNNLMDKKSQDIHKQYDFPSPVEVMSNDFETYKLAMFEQLQGVLREKDMEIKNAENSYKMILEELEAQLKKNDCVEAARKKLLEDNSEILESLQKLIKEKEALFNELSELKKENEDLQYGKKDYESEIKKLLSDIGELKERLEDSRKTKEELVAHIQEKQREMADLENKVKRLMLEVEDKTKEKNEIYDQLQRYVEEKAEIEQKLEHVQKENVILIQERDSLYDKLQTSLEENQKILLSRELSQEETQKIKREMNNLLKTQTEIMIETEANLHRAHSAAVEEKKDLIRRTESAENERDKVREAYVAVKASNAKYELENSSLRKMLEERTSQLKQFSQIKEAYDKLLEDNIKYMKEVETLKVKRGKDRDEFVRLIHKEREEGEAKKQKKVKEIRTEYEEKLEKMKDKMVHLYREEVNKEMQKVKAETAELHRTIGDLRGALYEAEEKASRLQKDRDVDSYRSRESVHGLPFERVAPKQGVSSLRGRGNKVADRDSIMSAQSTLSLKEGVSRDQLQRVRSASTLQDPEIVDRLFRNRKMSTLPSRMENAFVEETITVSRRTSINSIGRNLEMEDEDGDMFNNKYLADLKDGRCITSIDRESNVNRMSELAWRNSMVPPHLKSCYPAETQFVSPSKFKENEIKMGAGPEPMDDSMVKLLPGEKPRQKKDFGTTSYKKPGPPTPSKNGGRSSLTGNELPLRDGNNRNSTTPNKKVTPNRIRSLFKGFTKEGFTSRENAENVTPRASRRLSSLFKNNKR; encoded by the exons ATGAACCCAACAAAGTGGGAGAAAGTGTTAGTGCAATGg ATCAATTGCTTGCAATTATTGAAACCCATCAATACCCTTGAGGAACTACGGGATGGACAGTTTTTAAGACGCCTTTGCAAACATTT CAAACAAACAATAGACCTCATACCTGATGATGACCTCACAGTGATTTTTGAACTTCTAGTACAGCACTATCCTCAAATAAAGTTCAATGAAATGGACAGTGTCCATATAAGTGATTTACTTAGCTCTGAACTTGTTTATTTAACTTCACTTTTGATGCATTATACTTCTGTTTATGATAGGCGAGTTGCATTTACTGAGCCTATGTGTACAATGTTAGATAGTAATAGTCAGATGATGATAAAggagtttttggaaaaaatttcaTGTGAGACAACCACTGAAGAACTGGAAG GTATAATTAAGGAAATATGCACAGAAGATTCCAAAAGCCTAACATGTCAGTTTCTTCCACTGATTAATACTCCCATAAATAAAAAGAGTCCCTTGCAAAAGTTCTTTTCAACTCCATTCTCAAAAACACTTAAATTTCAAGAAAAAGACCGTCAAATCGACAAACTTAGACGCGAGTTAGAAATAGAAAAGGCAGAACGGACTGAATGTGAGGTGGAGAACAAAAATCTGGTAGAGAAAAACAAGAAGTTAGAATTTCAGTTGAAACAGAAAAATGCCGAACTCAAACGATTATGCTCGGAAATGGAGTCTCTTGATGTAGGAGAACCTCCAAAATCTCATGATACTACCTGGAATGAAACTCAAAGGCTGTTGAAACtagaacttcaaagtttggaggAATACATAGTGCATTGTGACAAGGAAGGTGAAGAGCTGAGAAGGGAGAGGGATGAATTGAGAGAAAAG AATAAAACCCTAGAAGAGTCTTGTCAGATGTGGCGAGAAAAGTATCTGGAGCTTGACGAAAAGTTTGAAAGCACCTATGAAGATTTCTGTGATCTTAAATGCAAAAAAGACCTTTTGTATTCAAAATGTAATGAGCTGGAAAACATGTTAGATGAATTTAAATCAAAGTCCGTAAGCAGTTTCGATGAGAGTATCCCATTGAAAAgaag atCGGGAGGTTTTGATCTGTCACAATCAGTGCAAGATTTGGGTCACACAGTAATTGACCTTCAATTAAGAGAAGTACAAACCAAACTAGAGAAAACAGAAAACGAGTTAAAGGTGGCATTAGAACAGAACCAGAGTCTCTTGGAGGATATCACAGTATGCACAAATAGCAAAAAGAAAGTAGAAGCTGAACTAGAAACTTTGAAACAAGAACAAGGCGTGTTAAAAGCTAATTTGACAGCACAGATTAACACGTTAAAATCTGAAAAATCTTATCTGGACACTAAGTTAACTGAACTTGCAAAAGCTTTAGATACTGAGAAGCAGAAACTAAACAATGTAAGTGGGGCTAAGGATACACTCGAACTTGAATTAACTAACACTAAAAATCAACTACAAGGAGTAATGTTTGAAAAAACAGAAATGGACAAAAAATATAGTAGTACTTTTGAAAAATGGAATGATACCATAAAAAGGCTTGAAGAAACTGAAGAAGTTTTGAAATCCACTGCTTTACAGTTAAGTAAAGTAAGTTCTAATAAAGAAGACTTGGATAAGCAGTACAATAAGATTTCAGAAGAACTAACTGTTAGTTtaaaaagtcttaaagaaactcaagataacttaaaatttacagAATTACAACTTCAGAAGATCACTtttcataaggaaaatttaGAAAAGCAGTCTGAAAACATATCTGAAGAATTAAATACTGTTTCGAAAAAGCTTGAACAAACTTTATGTTTCTGGAAAGCTACTGAATCGCAACTTCAAGAACTAACATTTATCAACCAAAATTTAGAAATTGAACATAGAAAAACATCAGAGCAATTGGTTGCTACTTTACAAGAGCTTCAAGATgcgtcaaatattttaaaaattactgaacAGCAACTACATGAAATGACttctgtaaaagaaaaattcgaGAAACAGTATAGTGAGATTTCTATTCAACTAAATTCCACTCTAAAAAAGCATGAAGATTCGGAAGAAGCTTTGTTAAGAGTTAAAGAGCAACTTTCTAAAATCAGTTTAGAGAACGACTTTTTATTAGAACAGCACAGGCAAACATCTGAAAATTTAGCAAAGAGTTTACAACAACTTCAAGAGTCCGAAGACCTTTTACAAGCCTTTGAACAGCAACTTCAAGAGCTTACTTCTAGTAAAAACGACTTGGAAGAAAAAAACAACGAAATTTCTAGAGAATTAATTTCCACTTCAAATAAGCTTCATGAAACCgaatgttttttgaaaagtatTGAATTACAACTTTCTGAAGCAACTTCAAAAAAAGATGACGTAGAACAACAGTTCACAAATATATCCGAAGAATTGGCGTACACGTTGAAACGGCTTCAGGAAACTGAAAATAGTTTAGAAAATGTCAACCTGCAACTTTATGAAGTCAACTTGACTAAAAATCGATTAGAAGAACAATATAAATGTACATCTCAAGACTTAAAcgacactttaaaaaaacatcaatgCGCCGAAGATGCCgtaaaaaaatctgaatttaaacttaaaaaagaacttttaaataaagataacttGTTGGAACAGCAAAGAAAAATGTCAGAAGAGTTAGCTGCTACTTTAAGCCAACTTCAGGCAACTGAAACTAAGTTAAACATGGCCAATTTGCAACTTCACGATATGACTTCAAGTAAAGAACACTTAGATTTACAGTATAACAATACTTGTGACGAATTATCTACTGCTTTGAAAATGCTTAATGAGACCaaagatactttaaaatatatggaaaatgCACTTCGCGAAGTTACTTCAGAAAAAACTAATCTGAAAAAGACCTTTGCTGATATGTGTGTATGTTTAGACGATGCCTACAGCGAACTGAaggaattaaaattatataatgctTCAGTTGCTGAAGAGTTAAAGAAAGCCTTGCTTGACAAGGCCGCAATGGAAGAGGAATTAAAGTGCACCCAACAGGCTCTAGAAGACATGACAGTAGCATTGAAAGACACCATAACCGTTAAACAGGAAACCACAGAGACTTTGAACTTAGTTCAAACTGAACTAAATAAGAAGCTAGAAGAATTGGAAAACATAGAAAAAGAGTCTAATCTTTTGAAAAAAGAACATCAACagttgaaaaagaaagaatttgaATTAAGTAAAAATCTGGAAGAATCACAATACATTTTAGACAAAACTCGAGGTGAgctaaatgtaataaaattggaaaaagataagcttaaatttgattttgaagatgtcaaattaaaattactggATATGACCAAAAGTGAACGAAAGTACAAAGAAAATTTGAGTAAAAAAGAAACCGAACTCATAATAGCTTTGCAAGACTTGGATGATGTTAAACAGAACTTAAGTAAAACACATGAACAGCTTTCACAAAGTAAAGCCAGTTTTAGGACTGTTTCAAATGATCTCTGTGTTAccttggaagctaaagaagttctTGAAAAGAAACACTTGGATATAGTAGATCTTTTAGCAGAATCTACCCATGAATCCAATAGAAATGAACAACTTTTGCAAAAAAAGAGCCAagaaaacgattttttgaagaaacaaGTAAATGAATGGGCAGCAAAATGTGAAACCACCAGTACAATTTTGTCTGAAAGTCAAAAAGAATTATCAATTGCAACAGAAGATCTACAAGAAACGTTGTTAAGAAAAAGACGATTTGTACATGACCTCGAAATATTACAAGAAGATTACAAAGCTTTAAAGCAATATACAGAATCTAAAACAGacgaaaactttaaattatcgCAGAATTTACAAAAAGCCCAATTGAAAATATCGGACTTACAAACTGCTTTAAATAGTTTGATGGAGAATCACGAAAAACTCACAGATGAATATGCCAATGTAAGAGATGATCATCGAATAAAATGTGAAGCTCTTGAAGAGGCCTCGAAACAATTGGAAAATGTTAAAGAAGAACTGAGACTAACAAGAGAAGAAAAAACAATGTATTTTAAGAAGTTCGAACTTGGTATACAAAAGTTGCAAGTAACTGAAGATCGTTTTGATAAAATGGTAGCTGAGAATGATAAACTTAAGATATCCCTTGAAAGACAGATTGACGAGTTATTAACAAATGTACAAAGTGTGGAAGAAGAACGGCGAATACTTAAAGCGTCCTTAAATGAGACTCTCGCTAAACTAGGTCATACTGAAAGCAAATGTCAGGATATTGCCAATGAATTGCAATCGGCGCAAGAAGAAAAAACTGTTGTGAGTAATTTCTTGGATTTAAATACCAATGAACTAAGAAAAGTTTCTCAACAAAAAGAACAGATCCTGGAAGCTTTAGAAATGAGCAATAAAGATAAATTGGAACTGGAAAGAGAGATTAAAAAGTTGAAACTTATAGAGAGCGAAAGGAACTTGCTTGTAGAGCAAAATTTGGCAATTGAAACCGCCTGCACAGACTGGCAAAAGAAATATAGTGAGGTTTGTGAAGATGTTGCAAGAAGAATCCAAGAGTTTGGCCTAGAAAAAAAAGAGCTTCAACagctacttaaaaaaaacagtgttttaaGTGAAATTCAATTTAATGAACTACAAAAGAAGTACAATGATGATATTAAGATCAAATCAAAGCATATTGATGCGTTACAAATAAAAATGGGTCAAAGACTTGAAGaagctttagaaaaaaattataactttgctgctaaaattaaagaaaaactaactGAAATTCAAAATAAGCATAGTAAAGAATTTGAGGCTATATCAgaccaatttaaaataaaaaaagaaggtATTTGCAACAAAGTCTTAAGAGTAAATGGCCAGCTTACAGACcaaattaaacttaataatttaatggacAAAAAATCCCAAGACATACATAAACAATATGATTTTCCGTCCCCAGTAGAGGTGATGTCAAATGATTTTGAAACATACAAACTTGCAATGTTTGAACAACTTCAAGGAGTTTTAAGGGAAAAGGATATGGAGATAAAAAATGCTGAGAACAGTTATAAAATGATACTGGAAGAGCTTGAagctcaattaaaaaaaaacgattgcGTTGAAGCAGCAAGGAAGAAACTGCTAGAAGATAATTCAGAGATATTGGAAAGTCTTCAGAAGTTGATAAAGGAGAAAGAAGCACTTTTCAATGAGCTTTctgaattgaaaaaagaaaatgaagatttaCAATATGGAAAAAAAGACTATGAAAGTGAAATTAAGAAACTCCTATCAGACATTGGGGAATTAAAAGAACGTTTAGAGGACTCAAGAAAAACTAAAGAAGAATTAGTTGCTCATATACAGGAAAAACAACGAGAAATGGCAGACTTGGAAAACAAAGTCAAAAGATTAATGCTAGAAGTAGAAGATAagactaaagaaaaaaatgaaatttacgATCAACTTCAGAGATACGTGGAGGAAAAAGCCGAAATTGAACAAAAATTGGAGCATgtacaaaaagaaaatgttattttgatCCAGGAACGCGACTCCCTATACGATAAACTGCAAACTTCGTTAGAGGAGAACCAGAAAATTTTGCTTTCTCGTGAGCTGAGTCAGGaagaaacacaaaaaattaagcGGGAAATGAACAATCTCCTAAAAACACAAACGGAAATCATGATAGAGACGGAGGCAAATTTACATCGCGCCCATTCAGCCGCCgtggaagaaaaaaaagactTGATCAGGCGAACAGAAAGTGCTGAAAATGAAAGAGATAAAGTGCGGGAGGCATATGTAGCCGTCAAAGCTTCAAATGCGAAATATGAGTTAGAAAATTCAAGTTTAAG aaaaatgttagAAGAGCGCACCTCTCAGCTAAAGCAGTTTAGTCAAATAAAAGAGGCCTATGATAAATTGCTAGAGGATAACATTAAATATATGAAAGAAGTTGAAACGCTCAAGGTGAAACGAGGTAAAGACCGAGACGAGTTTGTCCGTCTCATACACAAAGAAAGGGAAGAGGGAGAagccaaaaaacaaaaaaaggtaaagGAAATCCGAACAGAATACGAAGAAAAGCTTGAAAAAATGAAAGACAAAATGGTACATCTGTATCGGGAAGAAGTCAACAAAGAAATGCAGAAGGTTAAAGCTGAAACT gcTGAACTACATAGGACTATCGGAGACCTTCGCGGTGCTCTTTATGAAGCAGAAGAAAAAGCTAGCAGGCTTCAAAAGGATCGAGACGTCGATAGTTACAGATCAAG ggAATCGGTACACGGGTTACCCTTCGAGCGAGTAGCTCCTAAACAGGGCGTGTCAAGTTTAAGAGGACGCGGTAACAAGGTGGCTGATAGAGACAGCATTATGAGTGCCCAGAGTACTCTTTCTTTAAAAGAGGGTGTTAGTAG AGATCAACTTCAAAGAGTGCGAAGTGCCTCGACTCTTCAAGACCCGGAAATAGTCGATCGGCTGTTTAGAAATAGGAAAATGAGCACGTTACCCTCTCGCATGGAAAATGCTTTTGTGGAGGAAACTATAACTGTGTCGAGAAGAACTTCTATTAACAGTATTGGGAGAAATTTAGAAATGGAAGATGAGGATGGAGACATGTTTAACAACAAATATTTGGCGGATCTAAAAGATGGGCGATGCATCACTAGCATAG ATAGGGAATCAAACGTGAATCGGATGTCGGAACTGGCCTGGAGGAATTCAATGGTACCTCCTCATCTGAAGAGTTGCTATCCAGCCGAAACACAATTTGTCAGCCCGtcaaagtttaaagaaaatgaaattaag ATGGGTGCTGGACCCGAACCAATGGATGACAGCATGGTCAAGCTGTTACCAGGTGAGAAACCTAGGCAGAAAAAAGACTTTGGAACAACTTCATACAAGAAACCAGGTCCGCCAACACCTTCAAAGAATGGTGGCAGATCCTCATTAACGGGAAATGAACTTCCTTTAAGGGATGGAAACAATAGAAACTCAACAACCCCTAATAAAAAg gtcACACCAAATCGTATACGATCTTTGTTCAAAGGATTTACCAAAGAAGGTTTCACTAGCAGGGAAAACGCGGAG